Proteins from a genomic interval of Lycium ferocissimum isolate CSIRO_LF1 chromosome 2, AGI_CSIRO_Lferr_CH_V1, whole genome shotgun sequence:
- the LOC132046461 gene encoding zinc finger CCCH domain-containing protein 30: protein MKKSNRVSWATGPNLRQVKHFLQEDCPSKVGRGSQHHLQLSRSPPGIIRPSFEGRHCLKQSKERLPLIRLAKWKCPPKFNLNEKWRMVAGEESKEAEDQERREKRVLEAVYPSQSAIPANPSTSSDLDQYYDDNQTQVVPIIGIEEAEDVEVSSHLTPAQNISSKLPDACLPNSPSSSVSIVTSQKLPANGKSFSPSLSTFQNPKKPPSKSPFSVRCPANVQSAPPYLLKCQNLKGSEQTQVSPKPPVSYNSLPQYPLTCKLLSTPDQTEFSPDLLANQNHAPNCRKVCGNQNISQLKSQVSGMPPANDNPVTQFPSTCENPNIPQHQAEVSPKSLTNPTPATQCNNQNSPKLPANGICVPRSQSRSEHLGVPKHKTQVSPKPPVSYNSVLQYPLTCKLLSTPDQTEFSPDLPANQNHAPKCRKVCGNQIVSQLKSQVSGMPPANDNPVTQFPSTCENPNIPQHQAEVLPKSLANHTPATQCNNQNSLKLPANGICIPRSQSNSENLGVPKHKTQVCSYPPASEKSILEMPHGFEGGDLMVAVATTVAALAKSQEQGSLIDTDLLVKLLSNPEQIQKLMNEQGGATNPKTGAASNPIVPSSTTPRSTADSLNKQVTGKVINKPINEYQVPHAGSGPIFGPMPMAKSAPMAINKPDTSMKSNLANEQGAPPHVGTADIRRNMPLVHPTSHLNLEKIKKLINEYGAPDNVGGKPLVNSELVPSSSSKCDVVSLHSPNTGHTSPFISMTSPAPLHKDINYYKSLIKQHGENPESVDHELLQSSNPLDHAELLKNLKPNQGSMNFQKRCAFFGKPRGCLNGNSCPFLHDMSGQRRSGGMLEAPGSKRMKLTGELTGRT from the exons ATGAAGAAATCAAACAGGGTGTCGTGGGCTACTGGACCTAATCTTCGTCAG GTAAAACATTTTCTACAAGAGGATTGCCCATCAAAAGTCGGTAGGGGATCTCAACATCATCTTCAGCTGTCGCGGTCACCACCAGGTATTATTAGACCATCATTTGAAGGAAGACATTGTCTGAAGCAGTCAAAAGAGAGGCTTCCTCTCATTCGTCTGGCTAAATGGAAATGCCCTCCCAAG TTTAATTTGAACGAGAAATGGCGTATGGTTGCTGGTGAAGAAAGCAAAGAAGCAGAGGATCAGGAGCGTAGGGAAAAGAGAGTGCTTGAGGCGGTTTATCCTTCTCAGTCTGCAATTCCTGCCAA TCCTTCCACCTCGTCGGATCTGGACCAATATTATGACGATAACCAAACTCAAGTGGTTCCAATCATTGGCATTGAAGAAGCAGAAGATGTCGAAGTTTCATCCCATTTAACACCAGCCCAAAACATCAGCAGCAAATTGCCAGATGCATGTCTACCTAACAGTCCCTCATCATCTGTTAGTATAGTTACTTCTCAAAAGCTACCTGCTAATGGAAAATCCTTTTCCCCGTCTTTGTCAACCTTCCAAAATCCCAAGAAACCTCCTAGCAAATCTCCTTTTTCTGTCAGATGCCCTGCTAATGTGCAATCGGCCCCTCCATATCTTTTAAAATGTCAAAATCTGAAGGGATCTGAGCAAACTCAAGTTTCTCCTAAACCACCTGTTAGCTACAACTCTCTTCCCCAGTATCCGTTGACATGTAAACTTCTCAGCACTCCTGACCAGACTGAATTTTCTCCAGACTTGCTAGCTAATCAGAACCATGCACCCAATTGTCGAAAAGTATGTGGAAACCAGAATATTTCACAGCTCAAGTCTCAAGTTTCTGGAATGCCACCTGCTAATGACAACCCTGTCACCCAATTCCCATCCACATGTGAAAATCCCAACATTCCTCAGCACCAGGCTGAAGTTTCGCCGAAGTCCCTAACTAACCCCACTCCTGCTACCCAGTGCAACAATCAAAATTCTCCAAAGCTACCTGCTAATGGCATCTGCGTTCCCCGATCTCAATCAAGGAGTGAACATCTGGGTGTCCCTAAGCACAAAACTCAAGTTTCTCCTAAACCACCTGTTAGCTACAACTCTGTTCTCCAGTATCCGCTGACATGTAAACTTCTCAGCACTCCAGACCAGACAGAATTTTCTCCAGACTTGCCAGCTAATCAGAACCATGCGCCCAAATGTCGAAAAGTATGTGGAAACCAGATTGTTTCACAGCTCAAGTCTCAAGTTTCTGGAATGCCACCTGCTAATGACAACCCTGTCACTCAATTCCCATCCACGTGTGAAAATCCCAACATTCCTCAGCACCAGGCTGAAGTTTTGCCAAAGTCCCTAGCTAACCACACTCCTGCTACCCAGTGCAACAATCAAAATTCTTTAAAGCTACCTGCTAATGGCATCTGCATCCCCCGATCTCAATCAAATAGTGAAAATCTGGGTGTCCCTAAGCACAAAACTCAAGTTTGTTCATATCCACCTGCTAGTGAAAAATCTATCCTTGAGATGCCACATGGTTTTGAGGGTGGTGATTTGATGGTTGCTGTAGCCACAACTGTAGCTGCACTCGCAAAAAGTCAAGAGCAGGGTAGTCTGATTGATACCGACCTATTGGTTAAGCTTCTCAGCAATCCAGAACAAATACAGAAGCTGATGAATGAACAGGGAGGGGCTACCAATCCTAAAACTGGCGCTGCATCAAACCCTATTGTTCCTTCTAGTACCACCCCAAGGTCAACAGCGGATTCTCTGAATAAGCAGGTAACTGGTAAGGTAATTAACAAGCCCATTAATGAATACCAAGTTCCCCATGCAGGATCTGGACCAATATTTGGGCCAATGCCAATGGCAAAATCTGCGCCCATGGCGATCAATAAACCTGACACATCCATGAAAAGTAATTTGGCTAATGAACAAGGGGCTCCTCCTCATGTAGGAACTGCAGACATTAGGAGGAATATGCCACTAGTTCACCCCACTTCACACCTAAATTTGGAAAAGATAAAGAAACTGATTAATGAATATGGAGCACCCGACAATGTAGGAGGGAAGCCCTTGGTTAATTCTGAGTTGGttccttcatcttcttccaaaTGTGATGTGGTTTCGTTGCATTCACCAAATACTGGACATACATCCCCTTTCATCTCGATGACTAGTCCTGCCCCGCTTCATAAGGATATCAATTACTACAAGTCCCTGATCAAGCAACATGGAGAAAATCCTGAATCTGTGGATCATGAACTGTTACAGAGTAGCAATCCTCTGGATCATGCAGAATTGTTAAAGAACTTAAAACCAAATCAGGGTAGCATGAATTTTCAGAAGCGTTGTGCTTTCTTCGGTAAACCAAGGGGATGCCTTAATGGCAACTCCTGTCCCTTTCTGCATGATATGTCTGGACAAAGGAGGTCTGGGGGGATGTTGGAAGCTCCGGGTTCAAAGAGAATGAAGTTAACTGGGGAACTTACTGGTAGGACAtga
- the LOC132046459 gene encoding peptide methionine sulfoxide reductase A5 translates to MKVAKVNNVLSFPFLSHFIFTIILLALNPVVSIRFPDRIPQVANDASNQALQTAVFALGSFWRSEASFGCLNGIVRTTVGYAGGSKANPEYRNLGHHAESVQVEYDPQVIGFRQLLEVFWASHDSRQVFGQGPDVGNQYRSIIFTTGTEESRLAAVSKEREQSKSKSSIVTTQIQQLEAFYPAEPEHQKFELKRNPFLLQLMGNLPEEELERSTLATKLNGYAAELCPSRIQKRIDAKINDIIKKGWPILREV, encoded by the exons ATGAAAGTCGCTAAGGTCAACAACGTcctttcatttccatttctttctcatttcattttcacaatCATTCTTTTAGCATTGAATCCAGTTGTGAGCATCAGATTCCCAGATCGGATCCCTCAGGTTGCTAATGATGCCTCCAATCAGGCATTACAAACAGCAGTTTTCGCTCTCGGAAGCTTCTGGAGGTCAGAAGCGTCATTTGGCTGCCTTAATGGTATTGTAAGAACAACTGTCGGTTATGCTGGTGGTTCAAAAGCTAATCCTGAGTACAGAAATTTAGGCCATCACGCTGAATCTGTACAG GTCGAATATGATCCCCAAGTAATTGGTTTCAGACAACTATTGGAGGTCTTCTGGGCTAGCCATGATTCTAGGCAAGTCTTTGGGCAAGGTCCTGATGTGGGTAACCAGTACCG GTCTATTATTTTCACAACCGGCACGGAGGAGTCAAGATTGGCTGCTGTTAGCAAAGAAAGAGAACAATCAAAGTCAAAGAGCAGCATTGTAACCACTCAAATTCAACAGCTTGAAGCTTTTTATCCTGCAGAGCCTGAACATCAG AAATTTGAGCTTAAGCGGAATCCCTTCCTACTCCAGTTGATGGGAAACTTGCCTGAGGAGGAGCTTGAGAGGTCAACACTGGCTACAAAACTAAATGGCTATGCAGCAGAGCTTTGTCCATCAAGAATCCAAAAGCGGATTGATGCAAAGATCAATGatattattaagaaaggttGGCCCATTCTCAGAGAAGTTTAG